Genomic DNA from Deinococcus misasensis DSM 22328:
TGCCCAGGGGTACGTGCACTCCCGCACTTTTTACCGCATGTTCCTGAAAGGAACGGCACTGTCCAGCATGCAAAAACCAGAGCTGCCTGCTGGATGGGAATTCCGCACCATCACCGCACAGGAATTTCTGCCCCTTCACAATGACGCTTTCAGAACCCATTATGGTTTCTCTCCGATGACCCTGAAAACCGTGGAAAGCTGGTACAGCGAACCCGATTTTCGTGCCGAAGACTGGCAAGCGCTCTTTGTCCATGGCAAACCCGTGTCCTACTTCTCGATTGGCAAGCAGGAAGATGGCGGTCATGTGTACCTGCTGGGAACCGTTCGTGAAGCGCAAGGCCAGGGATATGGCCGCATCGCTTTGCGTCAGGCCTGCGCCCTCCTGAAAGACCGGGGCGTGGACCGCATCCAACTGGGTGTGGACACTGGCAATGAAAACGCTCTGGAATTCTACAAACGCATTGGTTTCGAGGTGGCTTACGCCAACCTCCGTTACCGCTACGAACCCAAAACCCTGACCCTGTAATCGGGCGCGGCATGCCGCGCCCTTCACTTTGGAGGCACCATGCACAACACCCTCAAACCTGCCACCGGCATCCTCAAAGAACTCCGTGCGGCCTGGGCCTTTGTGTTCCGGGATTGGAACCTGACCCGACGTTACGCCTCATGGGTGCTGGTTTTCACCGTCTACGATGTGGTGAACGCAGCCACCATCATGATGATCGGCATTGCTGCCAACAACCCACGCCTGACCCTCACCCTCATTCTGGG
This window encodes:
- a CDS encoding GNAT family N-acetyltransferase; the encoded protein is MKEAGPQDAPDIARLMDLSRKGWTGYTAARPQEIEHSLKTGELKVYLKEDSGLLEVYHRENAQQIICMYPYRHPQAPEHMEDDLIAFAKQLSVARHIPLEISVPHTREREIEKLIAQGYVHSRTFYRMFLKGTALSSMQKPELPAGWEFRTITAQEFLPLHNDAFRTHYGFSPMTLKTVESWYSEPDFRAEDWQALFVHGKPVSYFSIGKQEDGGHVYLLGTVREAQGQGYGRIALRQACALLKDRGVDRIQLGVDTGNENALEFYKRIGFEVAYANLRYRYEPKTLTL